The Limibacillus sp. sequence CGCGCTCAGTCCGCCGGAAGCCGATCCCCTCTTCACTAGACATCGGCTCGATCACGCCCAGCGCCAGACAGCGGCGCAAAGTCTGCGCGTCGATCGGATCGCCCTTGGCGTCAGCCAGGATCAGCAGTCCCGCTTCGTCCTTCGCCACATGGGTCAGCCAATCCAGGTCCTGTTCCCGAAGGACCGAATGGGCCGCCTCCTCCCCTTTGATATTGCGGTCGTTACTCATCGCCAGATTCCCGCCCTGTTTCAGCAGTGGCGAGATTTTATCTCAAACTTTATCGAAAGATCGACGCTTCATGCGTAAGCAGAGCTTCAGCCATTAGGACTTTGTTAATAAACCCTAATTTTTTCAGCGAGATATTTGGCGGCACTTCTCTTTGGACAACCATATCTTGTGCCTGTTGCCCAGAAGTCACGCACAGCGGGCTTCTGCTTTTTGGCCATGACTTCATAATCCTTAACGATAGATTAACAAATAATCTAACGATTTCAGATATTTAATGGACATTTTTTAATTACAATTTGAGAGAAATCTGTTAGAAAGAATCATTGCGCTGGCCGCCAAGGGACGGGGGGCCAGCCGCCCGGAGCCTCCGGGCGAAATGCCGCGCCACTTTTGTCGAGACCCAAAAGGGGAGGAACGGATCATGGCACGCCAAGTAGTGACGATCGTCACGGCGCCGTACAGGCTCTACAACAACTTCATGTGTCTTCGCGCCGTCAACCGGCGGCTGCGCGGCGCAACGGCCTAACAGTTACAGTCTTCCGATTGGTGGGGGAGAGGAAGGGCCGGCGACCCGGACAACGGCGGGGTCGCCGGCCCTTTTTCCTGTCTGAAGGCGCTCTCAGCGCGCGCCCATCGCCGTCAACTGAGAGAACGGCACGGCCAGGCTGAAGGTCCCCTGATCGGCGATCATGAATCCGACGACGATGGCGACGGGGCGGTAGCCCCCCGCCGTTTCCATGAACACCGGCCCGCCCGATCCGCCTTCCACGGTATCGCAGTCCAGCAACCAGATTTTGAGCCGCGCTTCCCGGAAGCTGCATCCGGCATGGCGGGACAGGCGGTAGCGCCGGTCCTTGGCGTAGAAGGCGTAGTCGATCCGCGTGCCCTGTTCGGGAACCACGGAAAGAGGCTCAAGCGGCTCCTGCTCCAACGCCCGGTCCAGGCGGATGAGGGCGATGTCGCGGTGCCGCTCGGCCAGGTCCCGCTGCGCGCTCAACTCGAAACCCGGATGCAAGAGAACCTCGCGCGCCTTGGCGTGGCCCAGGTAGCCGTCCAGGTGCCGCCCGGCGACGAAGTGGATGTCCGAAAGCGCGCGCAAGCGGCCGCTGCCCGGCCAGACCAGACAGTGCGCCGCCGTCACGACCAAGTCCGGCGCGATCAGGGTTCCCGTGCAGAAGACCTCCCCGGCCACATTGACCTTGCCGAGCGAGCGCCAGGGCGCGGCGGTGGCGTCCAGCATCACCCGGTCGTCTTCCCCGATGATGCCCTTGCTGACGGGAGAGGCCGCCGACCACCGGCCGGTAAAGAGGATCGCGAGCGCCAGGAGCGCGGCGGCGCAGACCGGCAAGGAGGCAAGGCGCGAGAAGATGCGACGCTGCTTTGCGAACGACCGCGCTCTACCAATCATCTTCGGCCCGAGGATCTTTCCGTTGTTCGCGAACCCCGGTGCTCTGGTTCAGGTCGTCGAAGATCCCCATG is a genomic window containing:
- a CDS encoding trypsin-like serine protease, coding for MIGRARSFAKQRRIFSRLASLPVCAAALLALAILFTGRWSAASPVSKGIIGEDDRVMLDATAAPWRSLGKVNVAGEVFCTGTLIAPDLVVTAAHCLVWPGSGRLRALSDIHFVAGRHLDGYLGHAKAREVLLHPGFELSAQRDLAERHRDIALIRLDRALEQEPLEPLSVVPEQGTRIDYAFYAKDRRYRLSRHAGCSFREARLKIWLLDCDTVEGGSGGPVFMETAGGYRPVAIVVGFMIADQGTFSLAVPFSQLTAMGAR